GTGATTTTTGGTGGATAACAAATTACTAACAAATTTTTCTTTTAATGAAAAAAACAAATTACTTTATTAATGGTTTGAAAACTAAGAATGAAAAAGTAATATTAGAAATCTACAGGAGCATCTATCCAAATGTTAAACGTTTTGTGCTTCAAAATTCGGGACAAGAAACAGATGCCGAAGATGTTTTTCAAAAAGCTATTGTACAAATTATGGCTAGGGTACAAGTCCAAAACATAGAAATTAACTTAACATTTGATGGTTATTTATTTACGGCTTGTAAGAATTTATGGCGCAGAGAATTAAATAAATCAAAACGGATGGTAACAATTGATCAACCTATTGAACTTAATAGTGACGCTAATGATATGGCTGCAGCTGTTTTAGAACAAGAACGTTGGGAGTTTTTTCAAGAAAAGCTTGAGCTAATTTCTGGTAATTGTAAAGAGATTTTAAAACGTTTTTTTAAAAAAGTTGCTTACAAGGACATTGCTATAGAGTTAGATTATAATGATGAAAATGTAGTGAGACAGCGTGTATTTAAGTGTAAAAAGAAATTAATAGAGATGATTACAAAAGATAGTCGTTTTAATCAACTAAAGACATTATGAGTTTATCTGATAACCTACTGAAACAAGCAGATAATTATTTAGAGAAACTATTGTCTGAATCAGAAAGTACTGCTTTTGAAATAGAATTGTCTAATAATATTGAGTTGCAAGAGTATTTGGCAATAAACAAAGAATTAGGAATACAGTTTGATAATAAAGGCTGGCAGTTTGTTGATGCTTCAAAATCACCTCAAGTTAAAGATTTAGAGGATTACTTTAAAGGTGAAGAGGCACAATCGTTAAAAACGGTATTGAATAAAGTTGGGGGCAATTATAAGGACACCTCTAAACCTAAGGGTAATAATAATATAAAACGATATACTTTTTTTACGATAGCAGCTTCTGTGGTCTTGCTTATTGGTTTGTTCTTTTTAAATAATAATCAGAATATTTATAATGATTATAATTCTTGGCTAGAGTTACCGTCGTTAATAGAGAGAGGGGATTCTGAAAGCATAACATTACAAGAGGCGGAACAGGCATTTATAGCCAAAGATTATTTGGCGGCAACTACTTTGTATAGTAAATACCTGACGGAAACAAAATCAATTAATACTAATGTGTATCTGTATCTTGGAATTGCACAACTAGAGTTAAATCAAAATGAAAACGCTTTGTCTTCTTTTGATGTGATCTTAAAAAGTAATAGTATCGATTTTTCTAAAGGCTATTGGTACAAGACTTTAGTGTGTTTAAAAGTTGAGGATACAAATAACGCAATTAAACAATTAGAGTTGATTGTTAAAGATTCTAGTAATTATAAATTTTCTGAGGCAGAAAAGATTTTAAAGACGCTTAAGAATTAAAAGGATTTGGGTTAATGTTCTTGTTTGAAAAGACTTACATTTTTTTAAGCCTTTCATATAAATATTAACCTTAAAACGTATTTCTTAAACATTTTATCGGTTAAAAAGAGCGTTTAGACGAGTTGTTTTGCTTTTCATCGTGTATAATTGCATTTCACGGACTTATTTTGCCTATATTCGTCACGTGTTTAAATGTTTAATAATTATGATTAAAAATGTCTCGTTAACAATAGTTTTTGTTTCAGTATTACTATTGCCTAATTTCTTATTTTCTCAAACTGGTCCAGGGGGTGTTGGTGCAACCGATGGGTCTTCACAGTTAGTCTTGTGGCTTAACCCAGATAAAGGCGCTAATACAGGTAGTGTTTTAGAAGATCAATCAGGAAATAACTTCAGTTTTGTTGATGGCGCTGGTTCAGTATTAAATAGTAATACGGTTAATGGTTACAATGCATATGGGTTTAATGGAAGTAATCAGTATTTACAAAAATCTTTCGAAAGTAAATTAAATCCTGACGAATTTAGTGTGTTTTCTGTAAGTAATGTGTCTAACTCATCTGCTTATAAGGCTGTCCTTTCAAATAGAGATGATCCTGCAGGAAGTGCAACTAAAGGTTTTATATTGTATGCTACTCCAAGTTCTGATACTTGGTCTTTTTGGACAGGAACTAATACGTCATGGCTCACTACAGGAGGATCATTAGCGACAACAAATAATTGGTCTGTTCAAAATTTGTTTTATAAAAATGAAACAGGTGGTAAAAGATTGTTTATTAACAATACTTTAAATGCAACTTCAACTCATGGTATGGTTGTTAATTCTTCTAGACCTTTTAGGATAGGGGCAGGTAGAAATGAAAGTACTCCTGATTATTTTTTTAAAGGAGAAATAGGTGAGATTGTTATGTATGATGCTGTTTTAAATTCGGCACAACGTATTATTGTTAATAATTATTTATCAGCTAAGTATAATATTAGTATTGCTGAAGATTATTATACACAGGATAATCCTGCAAATGGTGATTTTGATCATAATGTTGCTGGTATTTCAAGAGTTGACAATCTAAATCAGCATTTAAATTCTCAAGGAACAGGGATTATAAGAATTAGTAAGTCAGGATTGGCAAATGGGAAGTATTTATTTTGGGGGGAAAATAATAACAATGCAACATATAGTTTTTCTTTAAATACATCAGATTATCAGGATCATATAGATACTATGTGGAGAGTTAGTGAGCCTTTTGGAATTAATGATAGGTTAATGGTTAATATTAAAAAGAGTGATCTTAACTTGTCTGTAATATCTGGTTGTACTCAATTGGAATTGATAGTTGCTGATAATTCCAGTTTTACTGGAGCATCATTAAGAGTATATCCGTTAACAGAGACTGCAACAGAGTTTGTTTATAATACAAATGGATTAGGTTTTGATGATGGAGATTATTTCACATTAAGATATACGGATCAAATCGTTTGGAATGGAACCGCTTTTTTTAACGGTTCGGGTGCTTTACATGCACCAGATAACACCGATGCTTGTTTAAAGTTGACCGTTAAATCTGGAAGTACAGCCATTTTAACTGCGGATGCACATGTTAGAGAGGTTGAGGTGGAGCCGGGAGCAACATTACAAGTCAATGATGGTGTATTGCTAGAGGTGGACAATGGAATATTTAATGAAGGTACAGTAGAGTTTTTAGGAGAAGCTCAGCTAATTCAAAATCATACAGGCGTTTCTTCAAACACAGGAAGTGGAGATTTAAAAATTAGACAAGAAGGGACTTTTAATATATATAACTATAATTATTGGAGTGCACCAGTCCATAGAAGTGGTGATTGGCAAGTTGGTTATTTAGAAACAGAGGCTGGGCCAATAGGTTTTACAGGAGGGTATGATGCTAATCCATCTGCTAGTCCTATAGAGTTAAGTAGTTATTGGTTGTATACTTTTAACGATTTGATAGATAATTATTACGGTTGGAACCATATAACGCCAACGACCGCAGTAATACCAGCAATGGGATATCTTATGAAAGGTTCTGGTAATGCGACACCAACACCAACGACTGATCAGACTTATGTTTTTAGAGGTACGGCAAATGATGGTGATTATAGTATTCCTGTTATTAGTGGTAATCAAGTTTTAATTGGTAACCCTTATCCATCAGCAATAACAGCAACAGCTTTTATTAATGATAATTCGGCTGTAATTGGTGGCTCTATTTATTTTTATGAACATTTTCAGGCAAATAACACTCATATATTAGCTGATTATCAAGGAGGATACGCTACTCGTAATTTACTAACAGGTGTAGAAGCACCATCTTTACCTTCTACTGGTAACTCGTCGACAAAAGGAGCGCCGGAAGATGGGGTTGCAGTTGCTCAAGGTTTCTTTGTTAAAATTCAAAATACGGGTACTGTTCAGTTTAGTAATAGTCAACGTGTATATGCTCGAGAATCTTTAAGTGAATCTGTGTTCTATAGGTCAGCGCAAAGCACGCCTACAGATGACAGGATTATATTTTGGCTTAAATTTAAAGACCACCTAAATAACGAATCGACAATAGCTTTAGGTTATGATACTAATGCCAGTGTAGATTATGATAATGGTTATGATAGCGAGTCTTTTAATGAGTTGCCAAACGAGTTGTATTGGCCAATAATAGACAAAAAAATGTGTATCCAAGGATTGAATAGTTTTGATGTTTCAGATGAAATACCATTAGGTGTTGATCTCGCGAATGCAGGAGATTTTACTTTTGAGATTGATAGAACATTAAATTTTCCTACTAACGAAACTATTTACTTAAAGGATAATCAAACGGATTTGTTTTACGATATAAAATCTAATCCTGTAACCTTAAGTTTAAGTGAGGGTGAAGATGAGTCTAGATTTTCTATCGTTTATCAAACTGCAGAAAGTTTATCTACAGATGATTTTGATAGTGAAGCCTCTGGATTGTATTATAATGTAGATAAAGACGCTTTAGTTTTTGCAACTTTAGATAACTTAAATGCTATTGAAACGATAGCTATTTATAATGTATTGGGCCAAAAAGTAAAAGTGTTAGAAGATGTAGATTCTAGAGAGGTTGATCTTTCATTTTTGAAAACAGGGATATATATAGCTGAAATTAATGAGAATTCTGGTCGAAAATTAAAAATAAAATTTATAAAACCGTAGTGGTGATCAAAATAAATGTGTCATAAATAGTTGTCGTTAAATGAATTTTTTGATGTAAAGATTTTAAAAGAAAGACGACTAATACTTATATAACAATGCGTGATAAAGTAGTCTCTGAACTTGAATAAAAATCAAAATTTAGAATATTTTTTATATTGAAAACGTTCTTTTTTGATTATATATAAATTAGGAAGTGTGGTTTTAACCACAGTAGTCGGTAGT
This portion of the Olleya sp. Bg11-27 genome encodes:
- a CDS encoding RNA polymerase sigma factor codes for the protein MKKTNYFINGLKTKNEKVILEIYRSIYPNVKRFVLQNSGQETDAEDVFQKAIVQIMARVQVQNIEINLTFDGYLFTACKNLWRRELNKSKRMVTIDQPIELNSDANDMAAAVLEQERWEFFQEKLELISGNCKEILKRFFKKVAYKDIAIELDYNDENVVRQRVFKCKKKLIEMITKDSRFNQLKTL
- a CDS encoding tetratricopeptide repeat protein, coding for MSLSDNLLKQADNYLEKLLSESESTAFEIELSNNIELQEYLAINKELGIQFDNKGWQFVDASKSPQVKDLEDYFKGEEAQSLKTVLNKVGGNYKDTSKPKGNNNIKRYTFFTIAASVVLLIGLFFLNNNQNIYNDYNSWLELPSLIERGDSESITLQEAEQAFIAKDYLAATTLYSKYLTETKSINTNVYLYLGIAQLELNQNENALSSFDVILKSNSIDFSKGYWYKTLVCLKVEDTNNAIKQLELIVKDSSNYKFSEAEKILKTLKN
- a CDS encoding T9SS type A sorting domain-containing protein, producing the protein MIKNVSLTIVFVSVLLLPNFLFSQTGPGGVGATDGSSQLVLWLNPDKGANTGSVLEDQSGNNFSFVDGAGSVLNSNTVNGYNAYGFNGSNQYLQKSFESKLNPDEFSVFSVSNVSNSSAYKAVLSNRDDPAGSATKGFILYATPSSDTWSFWTGTNTSWLTTGGSLATTNNWSVQNLFYKNETGGKRLFINNTLNATSTHGMVVNSSRPFRIGAGRNESTPDYFFKGEIGEIVMYDAVLNSAQRIIVNNYLSAKYNISIAEDYYTQDNPANGDFDHNVAGISRVDNLNQHLNSQGTGIIRISKSGLANGKYLFWGENNNNATYSFSLNTSDYQDHIDTMWRVSEPFGINDRLMVNIKKSDLNLSVISGCTQLELIVADNSSFTGASLRVYPLTETATEFVYNTNGLGFDDGDYFTLRYTDQIVWNGTAFFNGSGALHAPDNTDACLKLTVKSGSTAILTADAHVREVEVEPGATLQVNDGVLLEVDNGIFNEGTVEFLGEAQLIQNHTGVSSNTGSGDLKIRQEGTFNIYNYNYWSAPVHRSGDWQVGYLETEAGPIGFTGGYDANPSASPIELSSYWLYTFNDLIDNYYGWNHITPTTAVIPAMGYLMKGSGNATPTPTTDQTYVFRGTANDGDYSIPVISGNQVLIGNPYPSAITATAFINDNSAVIGGSIYFYEHFQANNTHILADYQGGYATRNLLTGVEAPSLPSTGNSSTKGAPEDGVAVAQGFFVKIQNTGTVQFSNSQRVYARESLSESVFYRSAQSTPTDDRIIFWLKFKDHLNNESTIALGYDTNASVDYDNGYDSESFNELPNELYWPIIDKKMCIQGLNSFDVSDEIPLGVDLANAGDFTFEIDRTLNFPTNETIYLKDNQTDLFYDIKSNPVTLSLSEGEDESRFSIVYQTAESLSTDDFDSEASGLYYNVDKDALVFATLDNLNAIETIAIYNVLGQKVKVLEDVDSREVDLSFLKTGIYIAEINENSGRKLKIKFIKP